A portion of the Candidatus Nitrosotenuis aquarius genome contains these proteins:
- a CDS encoding NAD-dependent epimerase/dehydratase family protein, whose product MSQTTMQFSQIRPYNILVTGATGFIGSRLVSYLLKNGYSVKALSRSSKKDDNNLKFVKADLFNQDELEKALDGVEIAYYLVHSMEGDKNHWKEFASRERTQAQNFLRAATKGGVKRIIYLGGLVNENLDLSPHMKSRKEVGDILASGNIPVTQLRASLIIGAGGGSYAMLRYLVERLRIMICPRWVKSLAQPIAVDDVIKYLAGCMEKPETTGKIFDIGGPQRLTYEELMRLYSAYLHKKLFIIQIPFLTTRLSSYWVDLITPVKASLARPLIDSLIHDTIVEDNSIRKIIPIPLKSVTESIHIATQEMKLSPPQENLTENRTSFVLNQKLLLVSLLVMASIGTTYYWLDDRSDVYQPGWLVVSGVWFVALIASIIFVNNKTRLGYLTAGIVSWITLAFWLFDNYYVVFHDSVIARQPNAEMTIRNFVGVIIASLAIGSSHNVFHKIHSKQFRGRPV is encoded by the coding sequence ATGAGTCAGACAACTATGCAATTCTCCCAGATCAGACCATACAATATCTTGGTCACCGGCGCAACTGGATTCATTGGTTCGCGCCTTGTATCTTATTTACTAAAAAATGGATATTCTGTTAAGGCATTATCTAGGAGTTCTAAAAAAGACGACAACAATCTAAAGTTTGTAAAAGCGGATTTATTTAATCAAGATGAATTAGAGAAAGCCCTTGACGGAGTAGAAATTGCGTATTATCTAGTTCACTCGATGGAAGGAGATAAAAACCACTGGAAGGAATTTGCATCACGGGAAAGAACCCAAGCACAAAATTTTTTGAGAGCAGCAACAAAGGGGGGCGTAAAAAGAATAATCTATCTTGGCGGACTAGTAAATGAAAATCTAGATCTCTCGCCACACATGAAAAGCAGAAAAGAAGTAGGAGATATTTTGGCATCTGGCAATATCCCCGTGACTCAACTTCGGGCTTCTCTGATAATTGGTGCTGGTGGTGGTTCATACGCAATGCTCCGTTATCTGGTTGAGCGCTTGAGAATCATGATCTGCCCAAGATGGGTAAAATCCCTGGCCCAGCCAATTGCCGTAGATGATGTGATAAAATACTTGGCAGGCTGTATGGAAAAACCAGAAACCACTGGAAAAATCTTCGATATTGGGGGACCACAAAGACTAACCTACGAAGAACTGATGAGGTTGTATTCGGCATATTTGCACAAAAAGCTCTTTATCATACAAATACCGTTTCTGACCACTAGACTTTCTTCATATTGGGTTGATCTAATAACACCTGTCAAGGCGTCGCTTGCAAGACCGTTAATTGACAGCCTAATACATGATACCATAGTTGAAGATAATTCTATTAGAAAAATAATTCCAATCCCACTCAAATCCGTCACAGAATCAATACACATTGCAACACAGGAAATGAAACTAAGCCCGCCACAAGAAAATCTGACAGAAAACAGGACTAGTTTTGTTCTAAATCAAAAGCTACTGTTAGTGTCGCTTTTGGTAATGGCTTCAATAGGAACCACATACTATTGGCTAGATGACAGATCGGATGTGTATCAACCCGGATGGCTTGTAGTGTCTGGCGTTTGGTTTGTTGCACTTATCGCCTCGATAATCTTTGTAAATAATAAAACCCGTTTAGGATACCTGACTGCAGGAATTGTATCTTGGATAACGCTTGCTTTTTGGCTCTTTGATAATTACTATGTGGTGTTTCATGATTCTGTGATTGCTAGACAACCAAACGCGGAAATGACGATTCGTAACTTTGTTGGTGTAATAATTGCAAGTCTTGCAATAGGCTCCTCACATAATGTATTCCACAAAATACACTCAAAACAATTTCGTGGAAGGCCTGTCTGA
- a CDS encoding helix-turn-helix transcriptional regulator: MVDLYEEAANNFLELSSQQRLQIIFKLLEKKSKITNMAKEIGATVQEVHRNFARLEDGGFIVKNMDGYYTLTTYGKTICSQTPSIIFLSRNRKYFEDHTFGDIPPKFIMRIGQLANFSHIKGVSKVLEQWKSIYKNANQYIYEILTEIPLDIIEPKVKQIAKGVKFNYILSESAVVPKGRKKLLAKLNYDSLIEKGLIERKMKKTIQTLIVLNEKEASVAFPNAEGEADLTEIFYSTDSMFHEWCLDYFRYNWYESEIFQESKLKE; encoded by the coding sequence ATGGTGGACCTGTACGAAGAGGCCGCAAACAACTTTTTGGAACTATCAAGCCAGCAGCGACTCCAGATAATATTCAAGCTGCTTGAGAAAAAGTCCAAGATAACAAACATGGCAAAGGAAATTGGCGCCACAGTCCAGGAGGTTCACCGCAACTTTGCCAGACTAGAAGACGGCGGATTTATTGTAAAAAACATGGACGGATACTATACGCTTACCACATATGGCAAGACCATTTGCTCTCAGACTCCGTCAATCATCTTCCTATCTCGGAACAGGAAATATTTTGAGGATCATACCTTTGGCGACATTCCGCCCAAGTTTATCATGAGGATTGGCCAGCTTGCAAATTTCTCACACATCAAGGGAGTATCCAAGGTGCTGGAGCAGTGGAAGTCAATTTACAAAAACGCAAACCAGTACATCTATGAAATTCTGACTGAAATCCCGCTAGACATCATAGAGCCAAAAGTAAAGCAAATCGCAAAGGGCGTAAAGTTCAACTATATTCTGTCTGAATCCGCAGTCGTACCAAAGGGAAGAAAAAAACTACTTGCCAAGCTCAACTATGATAGTTTGATAGAAAAAGGACTAATTGAGAGAAAGATGAAAAAGACAATTCAGACTCTGATTGTTTTAAACGAAAAAGAGGCAAGCGTTGCCTTTCCAAATGCTGAAGGAGAAGCAGACCTGACTGAGATCTTTTACAGCACGGATTCAATGTTTCATGAGTGGTGCTTGGATTATTTCCGGTATAACTGGTACGAATCTGAAATATTTCAGGAATCAAAGCTAAAAGAATAG
- a CDS encoding fibronectin type III domain-containing protein: MKTTGIVLILLVATLALPLGNSFAEPANPPTNLVAQSISSTQINLSWNAPVNSTQSLVNGYKIERDAGCLGTFSVLVSNHTSTKYNNTGLMPAKCYAYKVFALNPSGVSASSNTAQAATPPAPSTNQTKPTDNLGQKVSDFVHKRNELLKKQREETLKLIRECQDKANNATSTTRKQIMEDCRESMKALKDKYKDVREQFKEEFKTFKKDAKSLLKEAKKTGLITKKDIREAKHEIRDFENDTKREYKELKHDIKDVRKDLKKELKELKKEQKKNKHHDDDKDDDD; encoded by the coding sequence ATGAAGACAACAGGAATCGTCTTGATTCTACTTGTTGCGACGCTGGCACTGCCTTTGGGGAACTCTTTTGCCGAACCAGCCAATCCGCCGACAAATCTTGTTGCCCAAAGCATCTCTAGCACGCAAATCAACTTGTCATGGAACGCACCAGTCAATTCCACGCAAAGCCTAGTCAACGGCTACAAAATAGAGCGCGATGCGGGATGCCTAGGAACATTTTCTGTCCTAGTGTCAAACCACACCTCCACCAAATACAACAACACCGGCTTGATGCCAGCAAAATGCTACGCATACAAGGTGTTTGCACTAAATCCATCCGGTGTCAGTGCATCATCTAATACTGCCCAGGCAGCAACACCACCAGCACCATCTACAAACCAAACCAAGCCAACTGACAATTTGGGCCAAAAGGTCTCGGATTTTGTCCACAAGAGAAACGAGCTGCTCAAAAAACAGCGCGAGGAAACACTCAAGCTAATCCGAGAGTGTCAAGACAAGGCAAACAACGCAACTAGCACAACACGAAAACAAATCATGGAAGACTGCCGCGAATCGATGAAGGCTCTAAAGGACAAGTACAAGGACGTAAGAGAACAATTCAAAGAAGAATTCAAGACATTCAAAAAAGATGCAAAATCCCTCTTAAAAGAGGCAAAAAAGACAGGACTCATCACAAAGAAAGACATCCGTGAGGCAAAACACGAAATTCGAGACTTTGAGAACGACACAAAACGCGAATACAAGGAACTAAAGCACGACATCAAGGACGTACGCAAAGATCTCAAAAAAGAGCTAAAAGAGCTCAAAAAAGAACAAAAGAAAAACAAGCACCACGATGATGACAAAGATGATGACGACTGA
- a CDS encoding proline dehydrogenase family protein, translating into MALMERILFGIAKQWIAGDTINDALNAAQVSYKNGMSVIINKLGEYHTSKNIIENTISEYKTIMGSFRKWKVSGAISVKPTQIGLMKSKKECLNNFEILIRAAAKSQTFVWLDMESSDHTDETIQIYENLLARYERLGIAIQANLMRSQGDLADLLSIGGKIRLVKGAYRESPDVALKSKEKIDQNYQRLMKILFESGNEFGIATHDGAMINFAITLAKTHEKKFEFQMLRGIRDELKPDLIKKGFSLSEYIPYGTNWLPYSIRRLKERKRNILLLGSSFLSHKMGT; encoded by the coding sequence ATGGCATTAATGGAGAGGATTCTCTTTGGTATCGCAAAGCAATGGATTGCAGGAGATACCATTAATGACGCATTGAATGCTGCCCAAGTCTCTTACAAAAACGGAATGAGTGTCATAATCAACAAGCTAGGAGAATACCACACATCAAAAAACATCATAGAAAACACCATCTCTGAATACAAAACAATAATGGGCTCATTTAGAAAATGGAAGGTAAGCGGCGCAATATCTGTAAAGCCAACCCAGATAGGCCTGATGAAAAGCAAAAAGGAATGCCTTAATAATTTTGAAATTTTGATTCGAGCCGCAGCAAAATCACAGACATTTGTGTGGTTAGACATGGAATCCTCAGACCACACAGACGAGACAATTCAGATTTACGAAAACCTTCTTGCAAGATACGAAAGACTTGGCATTGCAATACAAGCAAACCTGATGCGAAGCCAGGGCGATCTGGCAGATCTGCTCTCAATCGGGGGCAAGATACGCCTAGTAAAGGGGGCATATCGCGAAAGCCCAGATGTTGCGCTAAAATCAAAGGAAAAAATCGACCAGAACTATCAGAGATTGATGAAAATTTTATTCGAGTCAGGCAATGAGTTTGGAATTGCCACGCATGACGGCGCAATGATCAATTTCGCAATAACGCTTGCAAAAACACACGAAAAAAAATTCGAGTTCCAAATGCTTCGCGGAATTAGGGATGAGCTAAAACCAGACCTGATCAAAAAAGGATTCTCATTATCAGAATACATCCCATATGGGACAAACTGGCTTCCTTATTCTATCAGGCGCCTAAAGGAGAGAAAGAGGAACATTTTGCTTTTGGGCAGCTCGTTTTTGTCCCATAAAATGGGCACGTAG
- a CDS encoding nitroreductase family protein: MDVFEAIEQRRAIKNFDPNYAISRQEIDEILSAAILSPTSYNIQNWRFVVITDKDTKAKMRAASWNQAQVSDASVVIVLCADLLAWKKDPARYWKNAPKSAQDYLVPAIIEAYEGNEQFQRDEAIRSCGMAAQTIMLASKAMNYDSCPMIGFVPEEVAKIINLPSDHMIVMMVVIGKALKPANPRGGQLPLDQVSVNDHF; encoded by the coding sequence ATGGATGTCTTTGAGGCAATAGAGCAGCGCCGCGCAATTAAGAATTTTGATCCAAATTATGCCATATCAAGACAAGAAATAGACGAGATTCTCTCTGCTGCAATACTATCGCCAACATCATACAACATTCAGAACTGGCGCTTTGTTGTAATCACAGACAAAGATACCAAGGCAAAGATGCGCGCTGCCTCTTGGAATCAGGCTCAGGTCTCCGACGCATCGGTCGTAATTGTGCTGTGCGCAGACTTGCTTGCGTGGAAAAAAGACCCAGCCAGATACTGGAAGAACGCACCAAAATCAGCCCAGGACTATTTGGTTCCTGCAATAATAGAGGCATACGAGGGAAACGAACAGTTCCAACGGGACGAGGCAATCAGGTCCTGCGGAATGGCGGCCCAGACAATAATGCTTGCATCAAAGGCAATGAACTATGATTCATGCCCAATGATTGGCTTTGTGCCAGAAGAGGTAGCAAAAATAATCAACCTGCCTTCAGATCATATGATAGTCATGATGGTAGTAATAGGAAAGGCACTAAAGCCGGCAAACCCAAGGGGCGGACAGCTACCGCTGGACCAAGTGTCAGTAAATGATCATTTCTAA
- a CDS encoding riboflavin synthase: protein MFTGIVEGVGKVLDIKQNTKNRSAIQMTVDLGKNSKGLKLGQSVALNGVCLTVTKIDKSKCNFEMIEETTKKTDLGNLKVDEIVNIERSLKVGERLEGHFVLGHVDGVGTITKIEKKPKEVQIWFEVPKNLARFVVQKGSIAIDGISLTVVDVKKNLASVCLIPHTIGVTNFSTRKVGDKINIETDILGKYLLKQE from the coding sequence TTGTTCACTGGTATAGTTGAGGGAGTAGGCAAAGTTCTAGACATAAAGCAAAACACCAAGAACCGCAGCGCCATACAAATGACAGTGGACCTTGGCAAAAACTCCAAGGGCCTCAAGCTTGGGCAAAGCGTAGCGCTAAACGGAGTGTGCCTGACAGTTACCAAAATTGACAAATCAAAATGCAACTTTGAGATGATCGAAGAGACGACAAAAAAGACGGACCTTGGAAACCTAAAGGTAGACGAAATCGTAAACATCGAGCGAAGCCTCAAAGTCGGCGAGCGACTAGAGGGCCACTTTGTGCTGGGCCATGTGGATGGAGTGGGAACAATTACAAAAATTGAAAAAAAGCCAAAGGAAGTGCAGATCTGGTTTGAGGTTCCAAAAAATCTGGCGCGCTTTGTAGTGCAAAAAGGCTCTATTGCAATTGACGGAATCAGCCTGACAGTAGTCGATGTGAAAAAAAATCTTGCGTCAGTCTGTCTGATACCTCATACCATTGGTGTCACAAATTTTTCAACAAGAAAGGTAGGCGACAAGATTAATATTGAAACCGACATTTTGGGCAAATATCTCCTAAAACAGGAATGA
- the ribB gene encoding 3,4-dihydroxy-2-butanone-4-phosphate synthase: protein MTLDEAISSLRRGEFVLLYDSGKRENEVDMVVAAQFVTPEHISRMRQNAGGLICLAIEDSFAKSLNLQYMHNILSQSGDIDSDSKKMIMGTAPYGDHPTFSISINHRKTYTGITDKDRALTIKEMAQLYHSDDAKNQFITSFATPGHVPLLLASNGLLAKRQGHTEMSVYLAQLANLTPVTAICEMMDGQTYSALTPEKAQKFAKEYAIPFIDGKELLEFSKVR from the coding sequence ATGACACTAGATGAGGCAATCTCGTCACTGAGGAGAGGCGAATTCGTGCTGCTCTATGATTCGGGAAAAAGAGAAAACGAAGTAGACATGGTGGTGGCAGCCCAGTTTGTCACACCAGAGCACATCTCTCGAATGCGACAGAATGCAGGGGGACTAATTTGCCTTGCAATAGAGGATTCATTTGCAAAATCACTAAACCTGCAATACATGCACAACATTCTATCTCAGTCTGGAGACATTGACTCTGATTCAAAAAAAATGATAATGGGCACTGCCCCATATGGGGATCATCCTACATTTTCAATTTCAATAAACCACAGAAAGACCTACACCGGCATAACCGACAAGGACCGAGCCCTGACCATAAAGGAAATGGCGCAACTATACCATTCTGATGATGCCAAAAACCAATTCATTACCTCGTTTGCCACGCCTGGACATGTCCCATTGCTTTTGGCCTCAAATGGATTACTTGCAAAAAGACAAGGCCATACAGAAATGTCGGTGTATTTGGCACAACTGGCAAATCTCACGCCAGTCACTGCCATATGTGAGATGATGGACGGACAGACATACTCCGCACTCACGCCGGAAAAGGCGCAAAAGTTTGCCAAAGAATACGCCATCCCGTTCATTGATGGCAAGGAATTACTGGAATTCTCAAAGGTGCGTTAG
- the ribH gene encoding 6,7-dimethyl-8-ribityllumazine synthase codes for MNIAIVTAEFNGEITSRMLAVAQEKAKELKITIKYSCMVPGAYDMPIIVDALLSKKDVDGVVTLGTIIKGQTKHDEVISHSTAKSLTELSLKHKKPVSLGISGPGMQERHAYARIRPVSERAVEAVFKLAKELERIQ; via the coding sequence ATGAACATTGCAATAGTCACTGCGGAATTCAACGGCGAGATAACATCCCGGATGCTAGCTGTTGCCCAGGAAAAGGCAAAAGAGCTCAAAATCACAATCAAGTATTCCTGTATGGTGCCAGGCGCATATGACATGCCAATAATAGTAGATGCATTATTATCAAAAAAAGACGTCGATGGCGTAGTCACGCTTGGTACAATAATCAAGGGCCAGACAAAGCACGACGAGGTCATATCACACAGCACAGCAAAATCCCTAACGGAACTCTCACTCAAACACAAAAAGCCAGTCTCCCTTGGAATATCTGGTCCTGGGATGCAGGAGCGACACGCATACGCACGAATCAGGCCTGTCTCTGAGCGTGCAGTAGAGGCAGTGTTCAAGCTGGCAAAAGAATTGGAACGAATCCAATGA
- a CDS encoding GTP cyclohydrolase IIa: MIQLTIIKITEYGPWTLTLGSDREHELQMLQAHLYREIQKLFSEKNCLVFSNRFDEFFVITNGLTLADHIEIQQKLEQVSSLKLSMSIGYADNPFDANLRAYEGKKTPIVLDKDHHIFGFVNGTTDQKVTIMHFDVENITSQRKVKSPYEISSTIFGIYAKMSEFFLAKKSLAFFMGGDNFMVVTSGNAKKNAREFLEIAKKEFDVTFNCGIGTGRTAREAVKLATKSLDTIREIRDAKKEKPEIYELSCF, translated from the coding sequence ATGATCCAGCTTACCATAATCAAAATAACGGAATATGGCCCATGGACACTTACCTTGGGCTCGGACAGAGAGCACGAATTGCAAATGCTTCAGGCCCATCTGTACAGGGAAATCCAAAAACTCTTCTCAGAGAAAAACTGCCTGGTCTTCTCAAACAGGTTTGACGAGTTTTTTGTAATAACAAACGGCCTGACCTTGGCAGACCACATTGAAATCCAACAAAAACTAGAGCAAGTATCGTCACTCAAACTGTCAATGTCGATTGGGTATGCCGACAATCCGTTTGATGCAAATCTTAGGGCATACGAGGGCAAAAAGACTCCTATAGTATTGGACAAAGACCATCATATCTTTGGATTTGTAAATGGCACCACTGATCAAAAGGTTACAATAATGCACTTTGATGTAGAAAACATCACTTCGCAAAGAAAGGTAAAGTCTCCATACGAAATCTCGTCTACGATTTTTGGAATTTATGCGAAAATGTCCGAGTTCTTTTTGGCAAAAAAATCCTTGGCATTTTTTATGGGAGGCGACAATTTCATGGTGGTAACGTCTGGCAACGCAAAGAAAAATGCGCGGGAATTTCTCGAAATTGCAAAAAAGGAGTTTGATGTGACCTTTAACTGCGGAATTGGAACCGGCAGAACAGCAAGGGAGGCAGTCAAGCTTGCAACAAAATCCCTTGATACCATACGGGAAATCCGAGATGCCAAAAAAGAAAAACCGGAAATCTATGAGCTGTCATGCTTTTAA
- a CDS encoding amidohydrolase family protein — protein MLLKNLSVLYGRDLKYIHSTSLPILGDKFGKLGQKNGKAIDCEGLLLVPGFINMHTHIGDSIAKDATLAGSVDSKIHPVLGAKQRILRQTKPDHLISFMKNSCHSMIKKGITTFVDFREGGPAGISLLRQALENIPIRGIILGRVESYHDRTQIKKNLPLTSDAKKTLLQVIKNSDGIGISGANENSDSALQYYSRTKKIRAIHSSETKQSMAASKKITKKTETSRALQLKPHFLVHMTFAGTDDLKKAARKTRGIVICPRANSSLAEGIPNFEAMAKAGCTIGIGTDNVMINSPDMFREMDYLWKAHMGLHQKRIDPKEILKMATVNGGTILGKKIGSILPGFLADGIFFEKHSLDLEPMHNPHASIVHRANETAISAVMIGGKIIHGKL, from the coding sequence ATGCTTTTAAAAAATCTCAGCGTTCTTTACGGCCGGGACCTAAAGTACATTCATTCTACTAGCCTTCCAATACTTGGCGACAAGTTCGGCAAGCTTGGCCAAAAAAATGGAAAAGCAATAGACTGCGAGGGACTGCTTTTGGTGCCTGGATTTATCAACATGCACACGCACATTGGCGATTCCATTGCCAAAGATGCAACGCTTGCAGGCTCTGTAGACAGCAAAATCCACCCGGTTTTGGGAGCAAAGCAGAGAATCCTGAGGCAAACCAAGCCTGATCACCTGATCTCGTTTATGAAAAATTCCTGCCACTCCATGATCAAAAAAGGAATTACGACATTTGTTGATTTTAGGGAGGGTGGCCCAGCAGGCATATCCCTGCTAAGACAAGCACTAGAAAACATTCCAATTAGGGGAATAATTCTGGGTAGAGTTGAATCATACCACGACAGAACCCAGATCAAAAAAAACCTACCACTAACCTCTGATGCAAAAAAGACATTGTTGCAAGTCATAAAGAATTCTGACGGAATTGGGATCTCTGGCGCAAATGAGAACAGTGACTCCGCCCTGCAATATTATTCGAGGACAAAAAAGATCAGGGCGATTCACAGCTCCGAGACAAAACAAAGCATGGCAGCATCCAAAAAGATCACCAAAAAAACAGAGACATCTCGGGCATTACAGCTAAAGCCGCACTTTTTGGTACACATGACATTTGCTGGTACAGACGATCTAAAAAAGGCGGCAAGAAAGACACGCGGAATTGTAATTTGCCCTAGGGCAAACTCGTCCTTGGCAGAAGGGATACCAAACTTTGAGGCAATGGCAAAGGCAGGCTGCACAATAGGAATCGGAACAGACAATGTCATGATAAACTCGCCAGACATGTTTCGGGAAATGGACTATCTCTGGAAGGCTCACATGGGATTACACCAAAAAAGAATAGACCCAAAGGAAATACTCAAAATGGCAACGGTAAACGGCGGAACAATCCTTGGCAAGAAAATAGGCTCAATTTTGCCTGGATTTTTGGCAGACGGAATATTCTTTGAAAAGCACTCACTAGACCTAGAGCCAATGCACAATCCACATGCAAGCATTGTTCATAGGGCAAATGAAACCGCAATTTCTGCAGTAATGATCGGAGGCAAAATAATCCATGGCAAGCTTTAG
- a CDS encoding 2,5-diamino-6-(ribosylamino)-4(3H)-pyrimidinone 5'-phosphate reductase, with protein MASFRPHVILSAAISLDGKIATRTGDSALSSKMDIKRVHKLRSRVDAILVGKNTVLQDDPMLTVRHVRGKNPVRVVLDSMGQIPTGSKIIQTSYDIPTIIAVSKKASRKNLARLGRFPVDVIISGKNKVELKPLLQFLHQAKIRTILLEGGGTTNWDFVNQGLVDEVIVTITPYLVGGQTAKTLVEGEGFSKISKSLRLKLHKIRRQNNEVILHYI; from the coding sequence ATGGCAAGCTTTAGGCCACACGTGATCCTGTCTGCGGCAATATCGCTGGACGGCAAAATAGCTACTAGGACTGGAGACTCGGCACTGTCGTCTAAAATGGACATAAAGCGCGTCCACAAGTTGCGCTCTAGAGTAGATGCCATACTTGTTGGCAAAAACACCGTCCTTCAGGATGATCCAATGCTGACTGTTCGGCATGTAAGGGGCAAAAACCCAGTAAGAGTAGTTCTGGACTCTATGGGGCAGATCCCAACTGGCTCCAAAATAATCCAGACCTCATATGATATACCTACCATCATAGCTGTATCAAAAAAGGCATCACGCAAAAACCTAGCAAGGCTTGGAAGATTCCCAGTTGATGTCATTATATCTGGCAAAAATAAAGTCGAGCTAAAACCTCTTTTGCAATTCCTGCACCAGGCAAAAATCAGAACCATTCTGCTTGAGGGCGGCGGGACCACAAACTGGGACTTTGTAAATCAAGGCCTAGTCGATGAGGTAATAGTTACCATAACACCATATCTGGTTGGAGGACAAACAGCAAAGACACTGGTAGAGGGAGAGGGATTCTCAAAAATATCAAAATCCCTGAGGCTGAAATTGCACAAAATCAGACGTCAGAACAACGAAGTTATTCTACACTATATCTGA
- a CDS encoding transcription factor, giving the protein MVESYEDPFVRISAMIGGDEYLKVARALLKAEDATDEEIASSTGLRINMVRKVLYDLFGKALITGIRVKDERKGWFVYRWRSRKDEVENFIENQKKKIAERLQQRLDYENSSQFYHCGNEDCPRITFETALEQFFKCPRCNGVVNLKKNDKLKKALESKITDIRNDMRRQI; this is encoded by the coding sequence ATGGTCGAGTCGTACGAAGACCCATTTGTCAGAATTTCTGCAATGATTGGAGGAGATGAATATCTCAAGGTTGCACGTGCTTTGCTCAAGGCAGAAGATGCAACAGACGAAGAAATCGCAAGCTCAACAGGCCTGAGAATCAACATGGTAAGAAAGGTTCTCTATGACTTGTTTGGCAAGGCACTGATCACGGGAATTCGCGTCAAGGATGAACGAAAGGGCTGGTTCGTGTACAGGTGGCGCTCAAGAAAGGACGAAGTTGAAAATTTCATTGAAAACCAGAAAAAGAAAATTGCAGAGCGACTGCAGCAAAGACTCGACTATGAAAACTCGTCACAATTTTATCATTGCGGAAACGAGGACTGCCCAAGAATCACATTTGAGACAGCACTGGAACAATTCTTCAAGTGCCCAAGGTGCAATGGCGTGGTGAATCTCAAGAAAAACGACAAGCTCAAAAAAGCGCTCGAATCAAAGATCACCGACATTAGAAACGACATGCGTCGTCAGATATAG
- a CDS encoding Lrp/AsnC ligand binding domain-containing protein, producing MSYAYVLINCDLGSEERVLSELKSIKKIKETHGVFGAYDIVAKVEAPSDSMIKEVVTGKIRSIDRVRSTLTLWG from the coding sequence ATGTCGTACGCCTATGTTTTGATAAACTGTGATCTTGGTTCAGAAGAACGAGTGTTATCTGAGCTAAAGTCAATCAAAAAGATCAAAGAAACCCATGGTGTCTTTGGAGCATACGATATTGTTGCCAAAGTAGAGGCGCCATCAGATAGTATGATCAAAGAAGTTGTCACTGGAAAAATTCGCTCAATAGACCGTGTCAGATCAACTCTGACACTGTGGGGGTAA
- a CDS encoding DUF6659 family protein: protein MSLVSKIRYPTYDEKCKKLTMEKEIRFAGILDEYGKLVAGGFKEGLLPLEDDKKKLSSFMEFISQISLRHELDKELGPINYLAARRDKIILLSFPFPIAKMTLLISADRCLDIEGLASHVVDVFSAEQARLAEK from the coding sequence GTGTCGCTTGTAAGCAAAATTCGTTATCCCACATATGATGAAAAATGCAAAAAACTAACAATGGAAAAAGAAATACGATTTGCAGGAATCCTAGATGAATATGGCAAGCTGGTGGCGGGCGGATTCAAGGAAGGACTTTTGCCGTTAGAGGATGACAAGAAAAAGCTATCCAGTTTTATGGAGTTTATCTCACAGATATCTCTGCGACATGAGCTGGACAAAGAGCTAGGACCAATCAACTATTTGGCCGCAAGGCGTGACAAGATAATTCTGCTGAGCTTTCCATTTCCAATTGCAAAGATGACTCTGCTGATTTCTGCCGATAGGTGCCTTGACATTGAGGGCTTGGCGTCTCATGTCGTTGATGTCTTTAGTGCAGAGCAGGCAAGACTTGCCGAAAAATAG